A portion of the Rissa tridactyla isolate bRisTri1 chromosome 19, bRisTri1.patW.cur.20221130, whole genome shotgun sequence genome contains these proteins:
- the ADAM11 gene encoding disintegrin and metalloproteinase domain-containing protein 11: protein MSPLRGWLLAALLSLAPRAGPAAQASSLQRRPPRAGWQDGRVVSQITHPSRLVGQSAGGEVQKHQLDTRVRNEPGGGGGRGGGGPGLHLARVSFVVRAFGSAFTLDLRLNHHLLASHYVERHLGAGSNGSHSTGAGEHCYYQGRIRGQPRSFAALSSCQGLRGVFSDGRATYLIEPQAGAEHGQGLHPHVVQRVPSCARPGCLFPALNQRVAGGLPKLRRRRQVRRAQHTVHSETKYIELAVVNDHQLFLQFRKSVVLTSNFAKSVVNLADMIYKEQLNTRIVLVAMETWASEDRIRMGEDSLETLNEFVKYRREGPAEQSDTVHLFSGRTFQSSRSGTAFVGGICSPTHAGGVNEYGNVAAMAVTLAQTLGQNVGMMWNKHRAAAGDCRCPDSWLGCIMEDTGYYLPRKFSRCSIDEYNQFLQDGGGSCLFNKPLKLLDPPECGNGFVEAGEECDCGSLAECAKSGGNCCKKCTLTHDAMCSDGLCCKGCKYEPRGVSCREAVNECDIPETCTGDSSQCPPNLHKLDGYFCENEQGRCYGGRCKTRDRQCNALWGRGSAERFCYEKLNVEGTERGNCGREGLGWLQCNKQDVLCGFLLCANISGAPRLGELSGEIAATTFFHQNRYVDCRGGHVQLVDGSDLSYVEDGTPCGPGMLCLDRKCLPATAFNFSSCPGSWDGKICFDHGVCSNEGKCICRAEWTGKDCSVYDPIPEPKPTGETERYKGPSGTNIIIGSIAGAVLVAAIVLGGTGWGFKNIRRGRYDPAQQGV from the exons ATGAGCCCGCTGCGGGGCTGGCTGCTGGCCGCGCTGCTCTCGCTCGCCCCGCGGGCAG GTCCTGCCGCTCAGGCCAGCTCGCTGCAGCGGCGGCCCCCCCGGGCCGGATGGCAGGACGGGCGGGTGGTTTCCCAGATCACCCACCCCAGCAGGCTGGTGGGGCAGAGCGCGGGAGGAGAAGTCCAGAAGCACCAGCTGGACACCAGGGTCAGGAAtgagcctggaggaggaggaggaagaggaggaggaggcccc GGGCTGCACCTGGCCCGGGTGAGCTTCGTGGTGCGCGCCTTCGGCTCGGCCTTCACCCTCGACCTCCGGCTGAACCA CCACCTCCTCGCCTCCCACTACGTGGAGCGGCACCTGGGCGCGGGCAGCAACGGCAGCCACAGCACG GGCGCGGGGGAGCACTGCTACTACCAGGGCCGGATCCGGGGGCAGCCCCGCTCCTTCGCCGCTCTCTCCAGCTGCCAGGGCCTGCG AGGGGTCTTCTCGGACGGCCGAGCCACCTACCTGATCGAGCCCCAGGCGGGCGCTGAGCACGGGCAG GGCCTTCATCCACACGTTGTCCAGCGTGTCCCCAGCTGCGCCCGACCGG gctgccTCTTCCCTGCACTGAACCAGCGTGTCGCGGGCGGGTTACCAaagctgcggcggcggcggcag GTCCGCCGAGCCCAGCACACGGTGCACAGCGAGACCAAGTACATCGAGCTGGCGGTGGTGAACGACCACCAGCTG TTCCTGCAGTTCCGCAAGTCCGTGGTTCTCACCAGCAACTTCGCCAAGTCCGTGGTCAACCTGGCCGACATG ATCTACAAGGAGCAGCTCAACACCCGCATCGTGCTGGTGGCCATGGAGACGTGGGCCTCGGAGGACCGGATCCGGATGGGGGAAGACTCCCTGGAGACCCTGAATGAGTTTGTGAAGTACCGGCGCGAGGGGCCGGCGGAGCAGAGCGACACCGTCCACCTCTTCTC GGGTCGGACGTTTCAGAGCAGCCGCAGCGGCACCGCCTTCGTGGGGGGCATCTGCTCGCCCACCCACGCCGGCGGCGTCAACGAG TACGGAAACGTGGCGGCCATGGCGGTGACGCTGGCGCAGACCCTGGGGCAGAACGTGGGCATGATGTGGAACAAGCACCGTGCGGCGGCAG gggACTGCCGGTGTCCGGACTCCTGGCTGGGCTGTATCATGGAGGACACGGG gTACTACCTCCCGCGGAAGTTCTCCCGCTGCAGCATTGACGAGTACAACCAGTTCCTGCAGGACGGCGGCGGCAGCTGCCTCTTCAACAAACCCCTGAAG CTCCTGGACCCTCCGGAGTGCGGCAACGGCTTCGTGGAGGCGGGAGAGGAGTGCGACTGCGGCTCGCTGGCG GAGTGCGCGAAGAGCGGGGGCAACTGCTGCAAGAAGTGCACGCTGACCCACGACGCCATGTGCAGCGACGGGCTCTGCTGCAAAGGCTGCAAG TATGAGCCGCGCGGCGTGTCCTGCCGGGAGGCCGTGAACGAGTGCGACATCCCCGAGACCTGCACCGGGGACTCCAGCCAG TGTCCCCCCAACCTCCACAAGCTGGACGGCTACTTCTGCGAAAACGAGCAG ggacgaTGCTACGGCGGGCGCTGCAAAACCAGAGACCGGCAGTGCAACGCGCTGTGGGGCCGCG GCTCAGCCGAGCGCTTCTGctatgagaagctcaacgtggaGGGGACCGAGAGGGGCAACTGCGGGCGCGAGGGCCTGGGCTGGCTGCAGTGCAACAAGCA GGACGTCCTCTGCGGCTTCCTCCTCTGCGCCAACATCTCGGGCGCGCCCCGGCTGGGCGAGCTCAGCGGCGAGATCGCCGCCACCACCTTCTTCCACCAAAACCGCTACGTGGACTGCAG GGGAGGCCACGTGCAGCTGGTGGACGGCTCGGACCTGAGCTACGTGGAGGACGGGACGCCCTGCGGGCCCGGCATGCTGTGTCTCGACCGCAAATGCCTTCCAGCCACCGCCTTTAACTTcagctcctgccccggcagctGGGACGGGAAGATCTGCTTCGACCACGGG GTTTGCAGCAACGAGGGCAAGTGCATCTGCCGGGCCGAGTGGACGGGGAAGGACTGCAGCGTCTACGACCCCATCCCCGAGCCGAAGCCGACGGGGGAGACGGAGCGATACAAGG GTCCCAGTGGCACCAATATCATTATCGGCTCCATCGCGGGGGCCGTGCTGGTGGCCGCCATCGTCCTaggggggacaggctggggatTTAA gaaCATCCGTCGAGGAAGGTACGACCCGGCGCAGCAGGGAGTGTAA